From the genome of Amycolatopsis sp. NBC_01488, one region includes:
- a CDS encoding DUF1707 SHOCT-like domain-containing protein, whose translation MEDNRTTRIRAADADRERVATAVQTAGSEGRLTLEEVEERLADVYRARFTDELTELTADLPRPAPPRPGFPLSRAALRRHPALRLHFAVVVAIAVVAIVRWVVLGAGFFWPAVPMFWLAVSLFVHARVRSVRERSGSVVPY comes from the coding sequence ATGGAAGACAACCGCACCACCCGCATCCGGGCCGCCGACGCCGACCGCGAACGCGTCGCCACCGCCGTCCAGACCGCCGGCTCCGAAGGCCGGCTCACCCTCGAAGAGGTCGAAGAGCGCCTCGCCGACGTCTACCGAGCGCGATTCACCGACGAGCTGACCGAGCTCACCGCCGACCTGCCGCGGCCCGCGCCGCCCCGGCCCGGCTTCCCGCTCAGCCGGGCCGCGCTGCGGCGGCACCCGGCGCTGCGCCTGCACTTCGCCGTCGTGGTGGCGATCGCGGTGGTGGCGATCGTCCGCTGGGTGGTGCTGGGCGCCGGGTTCTTCTGGCCCGCGGTCCCGATGTTCTGGCTCGCGGTGAGCCTCTTCGTTCATGCGAGGGTGCGCTCGGTCCGGGAACGCTCCGGCTCCGTTGTGCCATACTGA
- a CDS encoding chorismate mutase, which produces MNAQATNADGQPAEHTPAGDDIASLRQEIDWLDKEILRLVKRRVEVSKTIGAARMAAGGTRIVYNREMDVLARYRELGPEGRQLAMALLNLGRGRLGR; this is translated from the coding sequence ATGAACGCACAAGCGACGAACGCCGACGGCCAGCCCGCCGAGCACACCCCCGCCGGGGACGACATCGCGTCGCTCCGGCAGGAGATCGACTGGCTGGACAAGGAAATCCTGCGGCTGGTGAAACGCCGGGTCGAGGTGTCCAAGACGATCGGGGCCGCGCGGATGGCCGCCGGCGGCACGCGGATCGTCTACAACCGCGAGATGGACGTGCTCGCGCGCTACCGCGAGCTCGGCCCGGAAGGCCGCCAGCTGGCGATGGCGCTGCTGAACCTCGGCCGGGGCAGGCTCGGCCGGTAA